GCCGTCAGGATCAGGAACAGCAGCATCCAGATCGGGTGCTCGATCTTCAGCGGCACGAACAGGAAGGCGGTGGCGAGGATGATCAATCCCAGGATCACCGATTTCGTCGCCGCTGCCGCGACATAGGCGAAGACCGCCTCCCACCAGGCGACCGGCGCCGAGAGCAGCTCGAAGATCGTGCCGACGAATTTCGGGAAGTAGATCGCGAAAGAAGCGTTGGCGATGCTCTGCGTCAGCAGCGAGAGCATGATCAGGCCGGGCACGATGAAGGCGCCGTAAGGCACGCCGTCGATCGCGCCCATATGCGAGCCGATCGCCGCGCCAAAAACGACGAAATAGAGCGAGGTCGAGATCACCGGCGAGAGGATGCTCTGCAGCGGCGTGCGCCAGGTGCGGGCCATCTCGAAGCGATAGATCGCCTTGATTGCGTGCAGGTTCATGCGTTCGCCCTCAGCAGGCCGACGAAGATGTCCTCGAGCGAGGATTGGCTGGTGCGCAGGTCGCTGAAGCGGATGCCGGCGTCGGCGAGATCCTTCATCAGGGCGGTGATACCAGTGCGCTCGGCCT
This sequence is a window from Bosea vestrisii. Protein-coding genes within it:
- a CDS encoding ABC transporter permease — protein: MNLHAIKAIYRFEMARTWRTPLQSILSPVISTSLYFVVFGAAIGSHMGAIDGVPYGAFIVPGLIMLSLLTQSIANASFAIYFPKFVGTIFELLSAPVAWWEAVFAYVAAAATKSVILGLIILATAFLFVPLKIEHPIWMLLFLILTAATFSLFGFIIGVWADGFEKLQAIPLLIITPLTFLGGSFYSIDMLPPFWRAVTLVNPVVYLISGFRWSFNGVADVGIAVSLAMTLVFLAACIAVIAWIFKTGYRLKN